Proteins found in one Ptychodera flava strain L36383 chromosome 3, AS_Pfla_20210202, whole genome shotgun sequence genomic segment:
- the LOC139129814 gene encoding tyrosine kinase receptor Cad96Ca-like, giving the protein MSNVKGNSDLRLDPKGPLQERDIEPYAECASFEISGELSRRSEGETRTDKVGHFKTKDHSRRKNENQFQTDDPGKYYEVPANKQRKDDDQHYTSLSPQAKDEKIYLHLWKTEHLEVSREFLSLRDVLHEGAFYRVVKAEAWNIAGKEGTTIVAIKTPKSNADPAIKKNFRKELDLLKSIGSHHNVISLLGCCVESEPHYIILEYMGLGNIQSYLREIRSEKNVTFTIDGKLAPKGPDLLFYLREIVRGMEYISNQCVHRDLSARNVLINEQKVCKISGFGFASKVVNEHQYKRILKGRLPIRWMAIETMNVSAFTTKSDVWSFGIVLWEIVTMGGKPYSEMSTEEVTSSVREGYRMSKPPQCSEELYTIMLSCWNAEPKKRPDFTELAAKLDKLVGDGKIHIDVDAVEQIDIHALQGDAGETY; this is encoded by the exons ATGAGTAATGTAAAAG GTAATTCTGACCTAAG ACTTGACCCGAAAGGACCCTTGCAGGAGCGAGACATTGAGCCATATGCAG AGTGTGCATCGTTTGAAATTTCGGGTGAGTTGTCGCGGAGATCCGAGGGAGAAACAAGGACAGACAAAGTTGGGCATTTTAAAACCAAAGACCACAGTAGACGGAAAAACGAAAACCAATTCCAGACGGACGACCCAGGGAAATATTATGAAGTACCGGCAAACAAGCAGCGCAAG GATGACGATCAGCATTACACGTCGCTTTCACCGCAAGCGAAAGATGAAAAAATCTACCTACATTTATGGAAAACggaacatctggaggtctcgcGAGAATTTCTAAGCCTTCGAGATGTGCTACACGAGGGTGCATTCTATAGGGTTGTGAAGGCTGAGGCATGGAATATTGCTGGAAAAGAAGGAACAACTATCGTTGCTATAAAGACACCGAAAT CAAACGCTGATCCTGCGATTAAGAAGAATTTCCGCAAAGAATTAGATCTGTTGAAATCCATCGGCTCTCATCATAATGTCATCTCTTTGCTCGGTTGTTGTGTTGAGTCTG AACCGCACTACATCATTTTAGAGTACATGGGACTTGGCAACATACAAAGCTATCTGCGAGAAATTAGATCTGAGAAGAATGTCACATTTACAATAGATGGTAAACTGGCACCAAAGGGCCCTGATCTCTTGTTTTACCTTCGTGAAATTGTCAGGGGAATGGAATACATTTCGAATCAG TGCGTACATCGAGACCTGTCAGCCCGCAATGTTCTCATTAATGAACAAAAAGTTTGCAAAATATCCGGCTTTGGCTTCGCAAGTAAAGTTGTGAATGAACATCAATACAAGCGTATTTTGAAG GGTCGATTACCAATTCGATGGATGGCTATAGAGACAATGAACGTGTCTGCATTTACAACAAAGAGCGATGTTTGGTCATTTGGTATTGTGTTGTGGGAAATCGTAACTATGG GGGGTAAACCCTATTCCGAGATGTCCACTGAGGAAGTGACTTCATCTGTGAGAGAAGGCTATCGAATGTCAAAGCCGCCACAATGCAGTGAAGAATT GTACACCATTATGTTGAGTTGTTGGAATGCGGAGCCGAAGAAGAGACCTGATTTCACTGAGTTAGCAGCGAAGCTTGATAAACTTGTCGGCGATGGAAAA ATTCACATCGACGTCGACGCAGTTGAACAAATCGACATACACGCACTTCAGGGTGATGCAGGAGAAacatattga